Proteins from a genomic interval of Zingiber officinale cultivar Zhangliang chromosome 2A, Zo_v1.1, whole genome shotgun sequence:
- the LOC122040597 gene encoding COBRA-like protein 1 isoform X2: MYNYHQYRHIQAPGWILGWTWAKKEIIWSMVGAQATEQGDCSKFKGNIPHCCKKTPTVVDLLPGTPYNLQIANCCKGGVISSWVQDPANAASSFQISTGLAGTSTKTVLAPKNFTLRAPGPGYTCGAAKNVPSSTFITPDGRRKTHAIKTWNISCTYSQFLAQKTPACCVSLSSFYNDTIVNCPTCSCGCQNNLTQPGSCVEPDSPYLASAVDDPSRSSYAPLVQCTSHMCPIRVHWHVKLNYKDYWRVKIAITNFNYHMNYTQWNLVIQHPNFNNLTQLFSFNYKSISPYGGINDTAMLWGMKYYNDLLMEAGPYGNVQSEILFQKDPSFTFGKGWAFPRRIYFNGDNCVMPPPDAYPWLPNSSPRSRFPSAVPVLLLWAALTFLSIHV, from the exons ATGTACAATTACCACCAATATCGTCACATCCAAGCACCTGGCTGGATCCTTGGATGGACATGGGCGAAAAAGGAGATAATTTGGTCTATGGTAGGAGCTCAAGCAACCGAGCAGGGTGATTGCTCTAAATTTAAAGGAAACATTCCACATTGCTGCAAGAAGACTCCAACAGTCGTCGATCTGCTTCCTGGTACTCCATACAACCTGCAAATTGCTAACTGCTGCAAGGGAGGTGTTATTAGTTCATGGGTTCAGGATCCAGCCAATGCTGCGAGTTCATTCCAGATCAGTACTGGTCTAGCAGGCACATCTACAAAGACTGTCCTTGCACCAAAAAACTTCACCCTGAGAGCTCCAGGCCCAGGATATACATGTGGAGCAGCAAAGAATGTGCCATCGAGCACATTTATAACACCAGATGGAAGAAGAAAAACTCATGCCATCA AGACATGGAACATTAGTTGTACATACTCCCAGTTTCttgctcagaagacaccagcatGCTGTGTATCACTTTCATCTTTTTATAACGATACAATTGTTAACTGCCCGACATGCTCCTGCGGTTGCCAAAATAACCTGACCCAGCCTGGTAGCTGCGTGGA ACCAGACTCACCTTATTTAGCTTCTGCAGTGGATGATCCCAGCAGAAGTAGCTATGCACCATTAGTCCAGTGTACATCACATATGTGCCCAATAAGAGTGCATTGGCACGTGAAACTTAACTACAAAGACTATTGGCGTGTTAAGATCGCAATAACGAATTTCAATTACCACATGAACTACACACAGTGGAACCTTGTTATACAGCATCCAAACTTCAACAACCTTACTCAGCTTTTCAGTTTCAATTACAAGTCCATTTCACCATATGGAGGCATAA ATGACACTGCAATGCTCTGGGGTATGAAGTACTACAATGACTTACTTATGGAAGCAGGACCCTATGGAAATGTACAGTCAGAGATTCTATTCCAAAAGGATCCAAGCTTCACTTTCGGGAAAGGATGGGCCTTTCCTAGGCGTATATACTTCAACGGCGACAACTGCGTCATGCCTCCTCCGGATGCATACCCATGGCTGCCAAATAGTAGCCCAAGGTCACGATTCCCCTCAGCTGTTCCCGTTCTACTTCTTTGGGCAGCTTTGACATTTTTGTCGATTCATGTCTAA
- the LOC122040597 gene encoding COBRA-like protein 1 isoform X1 has translation MSPLAVSLVAFLVFGSLVSTSEAYDPLDPNGNITIKWDIIQWTPDGYVAVVTMYNYHQYRHIQAPGWILGWTWAKKEIIWSMVGAQATEQGDCSKFKGNIPHCCKKTPTVVDLLPGTPYNLQIANCCKGGVISSWVQDPANAASSFQISTGLAGTSTKTVLAPKNFTLRAPGPGYTCGAAKNVPSSTFITPDGRRKTHAIKTWNISCTYSQFLAQKTPACCVSLSSFYNDTIVNCPTCSCGCQNNLTQPGSCVEPDSPYLASAVDDPSRSSYAPLVQCTSHMCPIRVHWHVKLNYKDYWRVKIAITNFNYHMNYTQWNLVIQHPNFNNLTQLFSFNYKSISPYGGINDTAMLWGMKYYNDLLMEAGPYGNVQSEILFQKDPSFTFGKGWAFPRRIYFNGDNCVMPPPDAYPWLPNSSPRSRFPSAVPVLLLWAALTFLSIHV, from the exons ATGTCGCCTTTGGCCGTTTCGCTGGTCGCCTTTTTGGTCTTCGGCTCTCTGGTTTCCACCTCAG AAGCTTATGATCCCCTAGATCCGAATGGGAATATAACGATTAAATGGGATATCATACAGTGGACACCAGATGGCTATGTT GCTGTCGTAACAATGTACAATTACCACCAATATCGTCACATCCAAGCACCTGGCTGGATCCTTGGATGGACATGGGCGAAAAAGGAGATAATTTGGTCTATGGTAGGAGCTCAAGCAACCGAGCAGGGTGATTGCTCTAAATTTAAAGGAAACATTCCACATTGCTGCAAGAAGACTCCAACAGTCGTCGATCTGCTTCCTGGTACTCCATACAACCTGCAAATTGCTAACTGCTGCAAGGGAGGTGTTATTAGTTCATGGGTTCAGGATCCAGCCAATGCTGCGAGTTCATTCCAGATCAGTACTGGTCTAGCAGGCACATCTACAAAGACTGTCCTTGCACCAAAAAACTTCACCCTGAGAGCTCCAGGCCCAGGATATACATGTGGAGCAGCAAAGAATGTGCCATCGAGCACATTTATAACACCAGATGGAAGAAGAAAAACTCATGCCATCA AGACATGGAACATTAGTTGTACATACTCCCAGTTTCttgctcagaagacaccagcatGCTGTGTATCACTTTCATCTTTTTATAACGATACAATTGTTAACTGCCCGACATGCTCCTGCGGTTGCCAAAATAACCTGACCCAGCCTGGTAGCTGCGTGGA ACCAGACTCACCTTATTTAGCTTCTGCAGTGGATGATCCCAGCAGAAGTAGCTATGCACCATTAGTCCAGTGTACATCACATATGTGCCCAATAAGAGTGCATTGGCACGTGAAACTTAACTACAAAGACTATTGGCGTGTTAAGATCGCAATAACGAATTTCAATTACCACATGAACTACACACAGTGGAACCTTGTTATACAGCATCCAAACTTCAACAACCTTACTCAGCTTTTCAGTTTCAATTACAAGTCCATTTCACCATATGGAGGCATAA ATGACACTGCAATGCTCTGGGGTATGAAGTACTACAATGACTTACTTATGGAAGCAGGACCCTATGGAAATGTACAGTCAGAGATTCTATTCCAAAAGGATCCAAGCTTCACTTTCGGGAAAGGATGGGCCTTTCCTAGGCGTATATACTTCAACGGCGACAACTGCGTCATGCCTCCTCCGGATGCATACCCATGGCTGCCAAATAGTAGCCCAAGGTCACGATTCCCCTCAGCTGTTCCCGTTCTACTTCTTTGGGCAGCTTTGACATTTTTGTCGATTCATGTCTAA